The DNA sequence GCCCTTACCACACCTACGTTGGCGTTTTGGGCGTTGATTCGTGCTatagtgtgcttcaggcacagtaGTCGCCCTAGTAGAtcaagcttgatgatttttcatcaacaactgattctgcttttcagcgagaagtaaaacaaagatcaaatctAAAAACTTAGTAAACTTCTGAGCCCTATGTCAGATAAGTATTCTTCAAGAGATCTTCTTCGGTTAAGGTCTCCTTacagaacttgagaagtgatcggatttgacaaacttcaaaattatattcattcacaaacttaaagtcttggaagcgcagaTGATGtcagtcatgtcttgcttcaggcaaaaagatgtcattttggtcattttgtagtgcatcatgaatgtgtctttgaatgaagatcatggcaaaGGCTTTATCAACTTCGCCAACCGGGTTGTCCGTCTTTTCTTCAATGGCGGGACGTAAATTCTTAATGGTGAGGTGGGGCTTCACATCATTGACCCACTTGAGTTAGTTTAttccagagacctccaaagtggtgaagtcgagtttgttcaaattcgacatgttcccataacaaaataaaaggacAAGATGTGgctagtgtaatggagaaaaaatcaatccattcacatagaagtagaacattcaagttctaatagacatgtattggtttaaatttacatgaaaaactTCATGTTTTCAggggtgatgtttttaaggaaaGCTTCAGGTGTTCAAACAAGtcatgtttctagaaacttcaggtttcaaaataattatgaacttcaggttcatatgttcatgcagacaaacacaaatatatatatagaaatatgcaaatagaacttcatatctataattataattgaattaattatttggacttcgggccaaattaaatataattataattgaattaattatttggactttgggccaaattaaagtgtggggggaaaaatataaaacccataAGGCTTAAAAAATAGGTATTTAAATTCGGGGCCAAAAAACATGGGGCCAAAGCCCATGGATAGTCTAATTAAATTTGTACCGTGCGCCCAGGCCCAAAAATTGGGCTAGGGTAAATCGGACCGAGCCAACAGAGGAGGGCTTCAGGCCTTTCTAGGCTGTGGGAGCAGGCCCAACCTTCTGGGTGAGGTCCATAAAGGCCCGTAAGGGACACAGATCCACTACGACGCAACATAGGTGATCCCTAGGACGCAATCCAGTGCATTGGGGTGTAGGGACCAAAGGATGGGTTTTACTGTGGTGGGGAGCATGGGGAGACTTGAGTCATTCGGGCTAGTGTCATGGGTTGAGTCAAACAGAGGCCTAATTGGGCTCTGTGATACGGGCCATGAGAGGTGAAGCCCAACTGGGCTTAGGTAAAGTCCAAAACATCCTAGGTTAGAACTAGGTCGTGTCGTTGGGGAAAGAAGATGGCGTCGCCGCTTCAGGTGGCTAGGTTTTGGTACAACGTTCTCGGTGCATGGCAGTGGGTTAAACGACGAGCCAATTCCTAGTGATGGATGGCGTGTACCTCGACGTCGGGGGGAAAGAGAAGAGGGGAATCAAACTTGACTTTCATCCAAATTCGATGAAATTCTTCTGGAATTTCAACGATTTTGGTTCAAAAATCATGACACCATGTTGAAATTTTGCCAGAAAATTGCACGGCAAGGCCGTGGTTTTGCTGCAAGCAAGTTGGGGTTTCTggaaccctaattttttttttttcaatttccaaATTAATTCAATGCATTTCAATTAATTTAATGCATGGACATATATTtaatgcaattcatggcaatatcaattcacataattcaacaattatgaatatgatGCATACATAATTTACGTAGAATCCAAAATTCGAAATAcctaaagttgggtcatgcatcatggtgaatgttcatgctatcaatgctacaaaaatatcaagataaaaatcgttgttttgaaagaatctaattgcgtgatgatattgatgaactgACTTGATGTAGAAAACTTCAACATCAGGTTCCTAAATGCAACGGTAAGAGcgtgctaataacgtgttgtggtctatacTTAACTGACAGGGAAAGGGGGTTGGCAGCAGAGAGAAAatatagagagagatgtgtttgtggGGTTGTGTAAAGGATATGTTATTCCCCCTacgcagtgcctttatttatagtaataagagagaaaaaatcattctcctccaaggaatacaattCCCAAAAGGAAATAATAACCAAATCTAACCTAGGATTTAgacaatcacacttaaaaagaaatttataacaatgttttatttgttatttgttatacaatatactCAAATATGATTCTAATTTCTCAATTATAACTCCCTTAAAtatcttataaataaataaaaaaggagaATTATAGAAATATATTACCTAGAAGTGGACAGGAAATACTCTTGATCTTGGTATAGATGAAGCCGTACAATCTCGTAATTTTGAAATTCCTCTAAACCTGAATATTCTGAATTCAAGGTGAGTTATAAAAATTTCGGAATTTCAATTCCAAAATTGGGTTGATATTCATCTCTTAAAATTTCttgaattgaaattgaaaacatGTATTTTTGGTCCGATTCAACGAAAATCAGGTTACCCAATCAGTTGAATTTATAGGTCAAAACAAGAAAAAGCCTCCTAATGAATAGCGTTCACTCATCAGAATGCGGGAAACATTTTCACACGTGCCACTATAACTTATAGTATATTATTGGATCGGTGCATTCTATTTTCTTAATTTGCTTGCTTTTTAGTCATCTTTTCGATGTGGAGCGCGTTCGTACACCTATAAAAGATTACAATTGCAAGACTCATCTTTCCTGGAGAActggaaaaacaaaaacttggaTAGTCTTCACCGGTCGTAAGGTGAGGTGTTTTTCAACTTTCAGTGCTCCTATTTCCATTTTTCCAAGTTCCAAGGAGTTTTCTTGGGGTTTGCTACGAGATCTCTCGGCTTCTTTGATTCCTTAAGTTCCCTGAACTTGTTTTTGAGGGTTCATTACTATCCATCAAGCAGGCCTTTTGAGATTTgcgtttctttttaatttattcaatcaatTAATCTCTGGGAGATGTGAATGTTTAGTCAATATTGTTACCTCTGTAAATTTTGTTTAGTACTTTTGAGTCTTTGACATTTAATGCATAGACgatcatatgcatacaaatctgATCCACGTTTTGCACTTCTTGTTCTTCACCTCTCTGCAATCTTGTTTTTGTTCTGAAGTTTCTAGAAAAGATAATATTTATGATCATATTATAGTCTACATATCAGCCTTCCATGAAATCTTTGTTCTTTGTTCAAGTTTTATTCATGCCTTCGTACATAACTAAGATTTTACTATTATGTTCAGTTGAATCAAACGCTGCTGCTAATTACTATCCACTCCAAGGAAAGAAACCAGGTGCATAATGGACATGATCTCATCAGCAGAATGGGTATCTGATTTTGTAATTCTCATTTCTAATTACAATTTATTATATACTCCTTTCCCATCTCTTAACATGAAGAGAAgttaagggaaaaaaaaaatgggaaatctGAAAAAAATGGATGCAAAAGAGTAAAATATTAATCTTGACAAGTTCAAATTTTTGGTTTTCTAGTAATGCTTTGATTTATATTATAGGAAATGGAAGATCCCACTTTTATCAATCAATACGAAATGAGCTCTCTGGACTACTCATTTGAAGAGCTCATATTCCCGTCTCTCTCATCTGATAGCTACTGTTCCAATCCGAATTTCACATCGAAAGCCACAGCTGCTACACACAACTTCAGCAAAGCATTCATTGAAAATCCCCATCAGACCGGCACTCAGGGAAGGTCAGCAAAACAGCCTAAGAACACTAATAGTTGGAAATCTTGCTCCACTGACCACATAATTGCTGCcaaagcttcttcttcttcctcgtcaCACCTAATTTCATTTGAGAACTCCGACTCATCACCTCCAACCACTTCTCAGCAGTACTATGGTCTAGATTGCAAAGTTATCAAGCCAAAGAATGAGGTGGAATATTCTAATGGAAAATTGAACCCTTCAGCTTTGGCTTCCCAATGTTCCTATGACACCCAAATTTGTTCACCCAAACATGGACAAGGGATCAAGAGGGCAGCTACGGTGACTAGAAGTCCTTTACATGCTCAAGATCATGTTCTTGCTGAGAGAAAGCGCCGAGAAAAGCTCAGCCAGCGGTTCATTGCTCTATCTGCCTTAATTCCAGGACTAAAGAAGGTACTAGCTAATCAGTTAACTTTTTTGTTGGTACTTCTAATGTGTTCACTGTTAGACAGTATGTTATGTTTGTAAAGTTATGATCTAATGTAGCCTTTTTCACACTATCATGTTTTAAACTGTTAATGATCTAGATTTTATGGAAGAGTTTGTCTAATCAATGACCCAAATTGATAATCTGGCAGTCGTGTTGTCTGCTAAGAGAACACTTCCGTAGTTTACTTTGGTTATAATGCCATTAAAGATTCTAATTTACCCTTTATCACAAAATTACAGATGGACAAGGCTTCGGTCCTCGGAGATGCGATCAAGTACGTGAAACATCTTCAAGAACGTACGAAGGTGCTGGAGGAACAAGCAGCCAAGAAAACTGGGGAAGCAGTGGTTTTTGTGAAGAGGATGCAGTACTCAGCGGATGATGATATATCTTCATCCGACGAGAACTCCGAGAGCTGCTCTGACCAGCCACTGCCAGAAATTGAAGCAAGAGTTTCGGACAAGGAGGTTCTCATACGAATCCACTGCGAGAAAACCAAAGGATGTTTGACAAGCATACTAAGTGAAATAGAAAAGCTTGGTCTCACCATAGTTCACAGCTGTGCCTTGCCCTTTGGCAATTCAACTCTTGATATCACTGTAGTTGCTCAGGTACCGATACTTGGTTAGGTTAATTTGGTACTTAAACCTGACATTTTTTTTACCCTTAACTAATAAGACTCTCTATTTCTTAATTACAGATGGATGTTGAATTCAGAGTGGCAGGGAAACATCTGATAAAAAACCTAAGACATGCTTTGTTCAAGTTGGTGTGAACagaaatttgaagttttgacGTTCACTCGGCGTCCTAGAGTTGGAGATAAATAGGAATAAACctgacagtttttttttttttcttctagacCTTTGGAGGAAACACCAGCCATTGTACTCATGCTGCGAGCAAGGCTTTATTTTGCAGGAGGGTTTTTTCCTATGTGTTTTTTGCGTGGTTGACCGGCCGTTAACCACGTTCGATTACCCTCGTGCTATATATGAAAACCTAGCTGcagttttttgttgttgtgaaGCGCTTTTGTGTGAACTTCCTTAGCAATCTCTTTGCTATCCTCTTGGCAAttgattcttttttattttgatttttctttttgtttgatcGTATATTACTAGTTACATGCTCACATATGTAATTATATTTGTCTATTATTTcttataaaatatttatattacttTTTTTAGAAACCAAATTGAGAGTGAAAGTAGAGGAGGGAGTGGGGGTTGAAGTGGGAGACGtgggttattattatttttttttaaatcaattatttttattgtttttattagTTGTTTGATATATTTATTCATACTCAGAGCATTTTCATTCATGTTAAATTGACATGGCTAGATCTCAAATCCGACCTAAAACACACCATCAATTTTTGGGTCGCC is a window from the Malus domestica chromosome 16, GDT2T_hap1 genome containing:
- the LOC114823684 gene encoding transcription factor bHLH18-like, whose product is MDMISSAEWEMEDPTFINQYEMSSLDYSFEELIFPSLSSDSYCSNPNFTSKATAATHNFSKAFIENPHQTGTQGRSAKQPKNTNSWKSCSTDHIIAAKASSSSSSHLISFENSDSSPPTTSQQYYGLDCKVIKPKNEVEYSNGKLNPSALASQCSYDTQICSPKHGQGIKRAATVTRSPLHAQDHVLAERKRREKLSQRFIALSALIPGLKKMDKASVLGDAIKYVKHLQERTKVLEEQAAKKTGEAVVFVKRMQYSADDDISSSDENSESCSDQPLPEIEARVSDKEVLIRIHCEKTKGCLTSILSEIEKLGLTIVHSCALPFGNSTLDITVVAQMDVEFRVAGKHLIKNLRHALFKLV